A DNA window from Cutaneotrichosporon cavernicola HIS019 DNA, chromosome: 2 contains the following coding sequences:
- a CDS encoding uncharacterized protein (Sir2 family) — protein sequence MSTVLVRIPHSEGGAHDDDEPLPASRFAEPSSNPDDPDLATVVRRIRSAKRIVVVCGAGGEAIGTVMERDLRGTGPRGEREGRADLLLVAGTSLSIPGVKRMVKEMAKSLSRSAQPVKAVYVNAEPPSKPTEWDGVFDVWAQGDVQDLAALVEDTSFAPPLPKTPRRKKDNGLPTPSTGSRKRKAEDDDTPTKRTMLLTPASTPQKSRSSSLPSPSPLASPSPPPRPVFVAEEPKPTCVAKVQAAKGSRKVTQKKDTRKRRKHSPSPSLSPEPEVTPTKPVARFSPPPPLSFDMTCLVEPNNVRCLDDRR from the exons ATGTCCACTGTCCTGGTCCGCATCCCTCACTCTGAGGGTGGCGCgcatgatgatgacgagccCCTCCCCGCTTCACGCTTCGCAGAGCCGTCATCCAACCCAGATGACCCAGACCTGGCCACTGTCGTTCGGCGTATTCGGTCCGCTAAACGTATCGTTGTTGTGTGCG GCGCAGGT GGCGAGGCGATTGGAACGGTGATGGAACGCGACTTGCGTGGTACCGGACCCCGGGGAGAACGCGAAGGCCGCGCagacctcctcctcgtggCTGGGACTTCGCTTTCCATCCCGGGAGTTAAGAGGATGGTCAAGGAGATGGCTAAGAGTCTCTCGAGGAGTGCGCAACCCGTCAAAGCGGTATACGTTAATGCCGAACCACCCTCCAAGCCTACCGAGTGGGACGGCGTATTCGACGTCTGGGCACAAGGTGACGTACAAGACCTAGCCGCACTGGTTGAGGATACGTCCTTTGCCCCGCCTCTTCCAAAGACACCTcggaggaagaaggacaaTGGTCTACCCACCCCAAGCACTGGTTCGCGGAAACGCAAAGCCGAAGACGATGACACGCCAACAAAGCGAACCATGCTTCTCACGCCGGCCAGCACGCCTCAGAAGAGCCGGAGCTCGAgcctcccttcccccagcCCGCTTGCTTCtccgtcgccaccaccgaGGCCTGTATTCGTAGCTGAGGAGCCAAAGCCTACTTGCGTGGCAAAGGTACAGGCTGCGAAGGGCTCGCGCAAGGTGAcgcagaagaaggacaCTCGGAAGCGCAGGAAGCattccccatccccatccctctCGCCTGAGCCAGAGGTGACTCCCACCAAGCCGGTTGCGCGCTTCTCACCTCCGCCACCACTGTCGTTTGACATGACATGTTTGGTGGAGCCGAACAATGTGAGGTGCCTTGATGATCGAAGATGA
- the URA2 gene encoding uncharacterized protein (Carbamoyl-phosphate synthase small chain, CPSase domain): MVAPAHDEVSAGTNPLTPGSPAPAPKAAVAHGRSTAASTVLPLGSLYPPASSRGVDFMAGETEWDDSMGSGNMVLELADGLALSGHSFGADKSISGECVFQTGMVGYPESITDPSYESQILILTYPLVGNYGVPERPEEMKAEFDKATNAVLDSIPIEFESRRIHVAALIVANYHPSYSHHLASSSLGQWLKEQGVPAMWGVDTRMLTKRLREGGVLLGRVLAHKKAEASASLTGAAQRLLGGLASPAQITNGPNAWAADYDTIPFADPNAVNLVAKVSIKEPVLYTVETGAEPKLNIRTGKTLRILAVDVGLKWNQIRCFRKRGVEVKVVPWDYDFNKEAGQFDGLFISNGPGDPSMVKATIEHLKVALATSKVPIFGICLGHQLIALASGAQTRKMKYGNRGMNLPCTCSTSGRCYITSQNHGYEVDVTTLSNGWEPLFTNANDDSNEGIWMGKNGKPFFSVQFHPESAPGPRDTEFLFDVFIDSVYNTAAEGRLVSIDMPGGELAAHRERLPRVQVKKVLVLGSGGLSIGQAGEFDYSGSQAIKALKEEGIYTILVNPNIATIQTSPGLADKVYFLPVTPDFVRRIIKHEKPDGIYCTFGGQTALNVGVQLKDEFEGLGVKVLGTPIDTIITTEDRDLFAQAMEEIGEKCADSSSANNFDEAKVAAARIGYPVIVRAAYALGGLGSGFAQNEHELEELCNKAFATSPQVLVEKSMKGWKEVEYEVVRDCMDNCITVCNMENFDPLGIHTGDSIVVAPSQTLSDADYNMLRTTAVNVIRHLGVVGECNIQYALNPYSNEYCIIEVNARLSRSSALASKATGYPLAFIAAKLGLNIPLNEIRNSVTKKTTACFEPSLDYCVVKIPRWDLKKFNRVSTALSSSMKSVGEVMAIGRTFEETIQKAIRCIDDSWGGFGVNIDVEDIDHEIRNPTDQRLFAIAKALKLGYSVEKINEMSSIDPWFLRRLERISKTEDVMAKYSAATIPDELLRNAKQLGFSDRQIAKTINSNELAVRRLRSDARISPFVKQIDTVAAEFPAFTNYLYTTYNASEHDVAFNDNGVMVLGSGVYRIGSSVEFDWCAVRAIRTLRENGMKTVMINYNPETVSTDYDEADRLYFENISLETVLDIYDIESSSGLVLSMGGQTPNNIALALHRQNVKIYGTSPEMIDTAENRYKFSRMLDKIEVDQPLWKELTSFSEAKAFCDKVSYPVLVRPSYVLSGAAMNVVFTEDDLSTYLSAATQVSRDHPVVISKYIEDAKEIEMDAVAKDGKMVMHYISEHVENAGVHSGDATLVLPPQDLDPETIRKIEVATAKIGAALNVTGPYNIQFIAKNNEIKVIECNLRAARSFPFVSKVTGIDAIEIATKVMIGLPVTPYPDIKMPPNYVGVKVPQFSFSRLGGADPVLGVEMASTGEVACFGKDRYDAYLKALISTGIRPPKKNVLLSFGSFKEKLEMLPSVHKLHKLGYNLFATAGTADFIQEHGIPVKYLEALPEGEDDPQKSEYSLQQHLANNLIDLYINLPSKNRYRRPASYISKGYISRRMAVDYAVPLITNVKCAKLFIEAIIRKPTFDITSVDYKTSHQTFTFPGLVSVQSFVPGAAEVGSEDFGVATQAAIRGGFTTIQMVPQGVHSSVEDEISLQRAQQNASGAAHCDYMFSVAATPDNASRLASALEAGAKALFIPFNNFYGPVNKVASVAQHFAAWPQDKPIVTDARATDLASILLLASLNNRSIHIASVSTRDDMLLIALAKEKGLKVTCDVSVYALFYSQADFPAAAKVLPTADDQAALWENLETIDVFSVGVLPYELGQALGKPVSARSGVEETLPLLLTAVSDGRLTLEDIALRLAENPRAIFDIPEQAQTYVEVEVNRSSVFELEDSADWSPLGGKQVAGGVHRVVINNHSVVLDGTAFSMPLGRDISLGVSVRHPRASRSSFTRTSRPSISLLASPPIPQAPLLGGAPTREQPSLMSLAAQPVPQASPVPLLQSRQPHPAFARRHVLSVGQFNRDDLHALFNLASEMRTQVERQGSVDTLRGRVLSTLFYEPSTRTSTSFEAAMKRCGGEVVQVTAETSSVKKGESLSDTIRTLGCYSDAIVLRHPAVGSSKEAAKSSPVPIINAGDGIGEHPSQSLLDVFCIREELGSVNGVTVTLIGDLKNGRTVHSLVKLLSLYDVTLNFVSPPSLKMPDYVKAEATRAGIKWYEHTTLDTVIPHSDVLYVTRMQKERFDSLAEYEAVKDMYVINHDVLARAKESAIVMHPLPRLNEIDPEVDFDSRRAAYFRQMRYGLFIRMALLTMVLGA, encoded by the exons ATGGTCGCTCCAGCCCACGACGAGGTGTCCGCGGGTACCAACCCCCTCACCCCCGGTTCGCCGGCTCCCGCTCCCAAGGCTGCGGTTGCCCACGGTAGGAGCACGGCTGCGTCCACTGTCCTTCCTCTCGGTTCGCTTTACCCTCCTGCCTCAAGCAGAGGCGTCGACTTTATGGCTGGCGAGACTGAGTGGGACGACTCTATGGGCAGCGGCAACAtggtcctcgagctcgccgacggcctcgccctctccgGCCACTCGTTCGGTGCTGACAAGAGCATTTCCGGCGAGTGTGTCTTCCAGACTG GTATGGTCGGTTACCCCGAGTCCATCACCGACCCCTCGTACGAGAGCCAGATTCTCATCCTGACCTATCCCCTGGTCGGCAACTACGGTGTGCCCGAGCGCCcggaggagatgaaggcCGAGTTTGACAAGGCCACCAACGCCGTCCTTGACAGCATCCCCATCGAGTTTGAGAGCCGTCGCATCCACGTCGCGgccctcatcgtcgccaacTACCACCCCAGCTACTCGCACCACCTCGCGTCGAGCAGCCTCGGCCAGTGGCTCAAGGAGCAGGGCGTCCCCGCCATGTGGGGTGTCGACACGCGTATGCTCACCAAGCGTCTCCGTGAGGGCGGTGTTCTGCTTGGCCGCGTGCTCGCCCATAAGAAGGCTGAGGCTTCGGCCTCGCTGACTGGCGCCGCtcagcgcctcctcggcggtcTCGCCTCGCCTGCGCAGATCACTAACGGCCCCAACGCCTGGGCCGCAGACTACGACACCATCCCCTTCGCGGACCCCAACgccgtcaacctcgtcgccaaggtGTCGATCAAGGAGCCTGTCCTCTACACTGTTGAGACCGGCGCCGagcccaagctcaacaTCCGCACCGGCAAGACTCTTCGCATCCTCGCGGTTGACGTCGGCCTCAAGTGGAACCAGATCCGCTGCTTCCGcaagcgcggcgtcgaggtcaaggtcgtccCTTGGGACTACGACTTTAACAAGGAGGCCGGTCAGTTTGACGGTCTGTTCATCTCGAACGGCCCTGGCGACCCGTCCATGGTCAAGGCCACTATCGAGCACCTCAAGGTCGCTCTCGCGACCTCCAAGGTTCCCATCTTTGGTATCTGTCTTGGTCACCAGCTCATTGCTCTGGCTTCTGGTGCCCAGACGCGCAAGATGAAGTACGGCAACCGTGGCATGAACCTCCCGTGCacgtgctcgacctcgggccGCTGCTACATTACTTCGCAGAACCACGGTTACGAGGTGGATGTCACCACCCTGTCCAACGGCTGGGAGCCACTCTTCAccaacgccaacgacgACTCGAACGAGGGTATCTGGATGGGCAAGAACGGCAagcccttcttctcggtTCAGTTCCACCCCGAGTCAGCCCCGGGTCCTCGCGACACCGAGTTCCTCTTCGACGTCTTCATTGACAGCGTCTACaacaccgccgccgagggccgcctcgtctccaTTGACATGCCCGGCGgtgagctcgccgcgcaccgcgagcgcctgcCCCGCGTTCAGGTCAAGAAGGTCCTTGTTCTCGGCTCCGGTGGTCTCTCTATCGGCCAGGCCGGTGAGTTCGACTACTCGGGTTCGCAAGCTATCAAGGCACTCAAGGAAGAGGGTATTTACaccatcctcgtcaacccGAACATTGCCACCATCCAGACTTCTCCGGGACTTGCGGACAAGGTCTACTTCCTCCCTGTCACGCCCGACTTTGTGCGCCGCATCATCAAGCACGAGAAGCCCGACGGCATCTACTGCACGTTCGGTGGACAGACCGCCCTCAACGTTGGTGtgcagctcaaggacgagtttgagggcctcggcgtcaaggtTCTTGGCACGCCCATTGACACCATCATCACCACCGAGGACCGTGACCTCTTTGCCCAGGCCATGGAGGAGATCGGCGAGAAGTGCGCCgactcctcgtcggccaacaactttgacgaggccaaggtggccgccgcccgcaTCGGCTACCCCGTCATCGTTCGTGCGGCGTACGCGCTCGGCGGTCTCGGCTCGGGCTTTGCCCAGAacgagcacgagcttgaggagctctGCAACAAGGCCTTCGCCACCTCTCCccaggtcctcgtcgagaagTCGATGAAGGGCTggaaggaggtcgagtaCGAGGTTGTCCGCGACTGCATGGACAACTGCATCACCGTGTGCAACATGGAG aacTTTGACCCCCTCGGTATCCACACTGGTGACTCGATCGTAGTCGCGCCGTCGCAGACGCTCTCGGACGCCGACTACAACATGCTCCGCACCACCGCGGTCAACGTCAtccgccacctcggcgtcgttgGCGAGTGCAACATTCAGTACGCTCTCAACCCGTACTCGAACGAGTACTGCATTATCGAGGTCAACGCGCGTCTCTCGCGTTCGTCGGCCCTCGCGTCCAAGGCCACCGGCTACCCCCTGGCCTTCAtcgccgccaagctcggTCTCAACATCCCCCTCAATGAGATCCGCAACTCGGTCACAAAGAAGACGACTGCCTGCTTCGAGCCCTCGCTCGACTACTGCGTCGTCAAGATCCCCCGCTGGGACCTCAAGAAGTTCAACCGCGTCTCGACTGCactctcgtcgtcgatgaagTCGGTTGGTGAGGTCATGGCCATCGGCCGCACCTTTGAGGAGACTATCCAGAAGGCCATCCGCTGCATCGACGACAGCTGGGGTGGCTTTGGCGTCAACAttgacgtcgaggacattgaCCACGAGATCCGCAACCCTACCGACCAGCGTCTCTTTGCCATTgccaaggcgctcaagctcggctACTCGGTCGAGAAGATTAACGAAATGTCGAGCATCGACCCCTGgttcctccgccgcctcgagcgcatctCCAAGACCGAGGACGTCATGGCCAAGTACTCGGCCGCGACCATCcccgacgagctcctccgcaACGCCAAGCAGCTCGGTTTCTCGGACCGCCAGATTGCCAAGACCATCAACTCGAACGAGCTTGCtgtccgccgcctccgtTCGGACGCTCGCATCTCGCCGTTCGTCAAGCAGATTGACacggtcgccgccgagttCCCGGCCTTCACCAACTACCTGTACACTACGTACAACGCGTCCGAGCACGACGTTGCCTTCAACGACAACGGTGTCATGGTCCTCGGCTCTGGTGTGTACCGTATCGGTTCGTCCGTCGAGTTCGACTGGTGCGCCGTCCGTGCCATCCGCACTCTCAGAGAGAACGGCATGAAGACGGTCATGATCAACTACAACCCCGAGACCGTCTCTACCGActacgacgaggccgaccgTCTCTACTTTGAGAACATCTCACTCGAGACTGTCCTCGACATCTACGACATTGAGAGCTCGTCGGGTCTCGTCCTCTCGATGGGTGGTCAGACGCCCAACAACATTGCGCTTGCTCTCCACCGCCAGAACGTCAAGATCTACGGCACTTCGCCCGAGATGATCGACACCGCCGAGAACCGTTACAAGTTCTCGCGTATGCTTGACAagatcgaggtcgaccagCCACTCTGGAAGGAGCTCACCTCGTTCtccgaggccaaggcatTCTGCGACAAGGTCAGTTACCCCGTGCTTGTCCGCCCCTCGTACGTGCTCTCGGGTGCGGCAATGAACGTCGTCTTCACTGAGGACGACCTCTCTACGTACCTCAGTGCCGCGACCCAGGTTTCGCGCGACCACCCCGTCGTCATCTCGAAGTACATtgaggacgccaaggagatcgagatggacgccgtcgccaaggacggcaagatGGTCATGCACTACATCTCGGAGCACGTCGAGAACGCCGGCGTGCACTCGGGTGACGCGacgctcgtcctccccccgcaggacctcgaccccgagacCATCCGCAAGATTGAGGTCGCGACCGCCAAGATTGGTGCCGCCCTCAACGTTACTGGCCCGTACAACATCCAGTTCATTGCCAAGAACAACGAGATCAAGGTCATCGAGTGCAACCTCCGTGCTGCCCGTTCGTTCCCCTTCGTCTCCAAGGTCACAGgcatcgacgccatcgaGATTGCCACCAAGGTCATGATCGGCCTTCCTGTTACCCCCTACCCCGACATCAAGATGCCTCCCAACTACGTCGGTGTCAAGGTGCCCCAGTTCTCGTTCTCGCGTCTTGGTGGGGCCGACCCCGTTCTCGGTGTTGAGATGGCCTCGACTGGTGAGGTTGCCTGCTTCGGCAAAGACCGCTACGATGCCTACCTCAAGGCTCTCATCTCGACTGGTATCCGCCCGCCCAAGAAGAACGTTCTCCTCTCGTTCGGCTCCTTCAAGGAGAAGCTTGAGATGCTCCCCTCGGTGCACAAGCTCCACAAGCTCGGCTACAACCTCTTCGCCACCGCTGGTACCGCCGACTTTATCCAGGAGCACGGCATCCCGGTCAAGtacctcgaggccctccccgagggagaggatgaCCCCCAGAAATCCGAGTACTCGCTCCAGCAGCACCTGGCCAACAACCTTATCGACCTGTACATCAACCTGCCGTCCAAGAACCGCTACCGCCGCCCCGCGTCGTACATCTCGAAGGGTTACATCTCGCGTCGTATGGCTGTCGACTACGCAGTGCCCCTGATCACCAACGTCAAGTGCGCCAAGCTCTTCATCGAGGCCATCATCCGCAAGCCCACCTTTGACATCACCTCGGTCGACTACAAGACCAGCCACCAGACCTTCACCTTCCCCGGTCTCGTGTCGGTTCAGTCGTTCGTTCCTGgtgccgccgaggtcggctCGGAAGACTTTGGTGTCGCGACCCAGGCCGCGATCCGCGGTGGCTTCACCACCATCCAGATGGTACCCCAGGGTGTCCACTCGtcggtcgaggacgagattTCGCTCCAGCGAGCCCAGCAGAACGCTTCTGGCGCCGCTCACTGCGACTACATGTTCTCGGTTGCCGCCACACCGGACAATGCGTCGCGCCTGGCCTCGGCTCTGGAGGCTGGCGCCAAGGCCCTCTTCATCCCCTTCAACAACTTCTACGGCCCCGTCAACAAGGTCGCCAGCGTCGCGCAGCACTTTGCCGCCTGGCCCCAGGACAAGCCGATCGTCACCGACGCCCGCGCAACTGACCTCGCCTcgatcctcctcctcgcgtcgCTCAACAACCGCAGCATCCACATTGCCTCGGTGTCGAcgcgcgacgacatgcTCCTTATCGCTctcgccaaggagaagggccTCAAGGTCACCTGCGACGTCTCGGTGTACGCACTCTTCTACTCTCAGGCCGACTTccccgcggccgccaaggtCCTCCCCACTGCGGACGACCAGGCCGCGCTCTGGGAGAACCTGGAGACGATCGACGTCTTCTCTGTCGGCGTTCTGCCCTATGAGCTTGGCCAGGCACTTGGCAAGCCCGTCTCGGCTCGCAGcggtgtcgaggagactctccctctcctcctcacggcTGTTAGTGACGGCCGCCTCACCCTTGAGGACATcgccctccgcctcgcggAGAACCCTCGCGCCATCTTCGACATTCCCGAGCAGGCGCAGACCTatgtggaggttgaggtcAACCGCTCGTCGGTgttcgagctcgaggacagTGCCGACTGGTCGCCTTTGGGCGGTAAGCAGGTTGCTGGCGGCGTCCACCGTGTCGTCATCAACAACCACTCGGTTGTGCTCGACGGCACCGCGTTCTCGATGCCCCTTGGTCGCGACATCTCGCTCGGCGTCAGCGTCCGTCACCCCCgtgcctcgcgctcgtcgttcACGCGCACGTCACGCCCGAGCATTAGCCTGCTCGCCTCGCCCCCGATTCCCCAGGctcccctcctcggcggtgcGCCCACGCGCGAGCAGCCCTCGCTCATGTCGCTCGCGGCCCAGCCCGTACCCCAGGCTTCGCCTGTCCCACTGCTCCAGTCGCGCCAGCCCCACCCTGCGTTCGCACGCCGCCACGTCCTGTCGGTCGGCCAGTTCAACAGGGATGACCTGCACGCACTCTTCAACCTCGCGTCCGAGATGCGCACGCAGGTTGAGCGCCAGGGCTCGGTCGACACTCTCCGCGGTCGTGTGCTCTCCACCCTCTTCTACGAGCCCAGCACGCGTACTTCGACCTCGTTCGAGGCTGCCATGAAGCGCTGCGGTGGTGAGGTTGTGCAGGTGACGGCTGAGACCTCCTCTGTGAAGAAGGGCGAGTCGCTCTCGGACACGATCCGCACTCTCGGCTGCTACTCGGATGCCATTGTGCTCCGTCACCCCGCGGTCGGCTCGTCCAAGGAGGCCGCCAAGTCGTCGCCCGTCCCAATCATCAACGCCGGCGACGGTATCGGCGAGCACCCATCGCAGTCGCTGCTCGACGTCTTCTGTATCCGTGAGGAGCTGGGTTCGGTCAACGGTGTGACGGTCACCCTCATCGGTGACCTCAAGAACGGCCGCACCGTGCACTCGCTCGTCAAGCTTCTCTCGCTCTACGACGTGACTCTCAACTTTGTCTCGCCTCCGTCGCTCAAAATGCCCGACtacgtcaaggccgaggcgacgcGTGCCGGCATCAAGTGGTACGAGCACACGACCCTCGACACGGTCATCCCCCACAGCGACGTGCTGTACGTCACGCGCATGCAGAAGGAGCGCTTCGACAGCCTTGCCGAGTACGAGGCTGTCAAGGACATGTACGTGATCAACCACGACGTCctggcgcgcgccaaggagaGCGCGATTGTCATGCACCCGCTCCCGCGCCTCAACGAGATCGACCCCGAGGTCGACTTTGactcgcgccgcgccgcctaCTTCCGCCAGATGCGTTATGGCCTGTTCATCCGCATGGCGCTACTCACTATGGTCCTCGGGGCTTAG
- a CDS encoding uncharacterized protein (Cytoplasmic phospholipase A2, catalytic subunit) — protein MAPTTLAMALAMAALVPLTLADDLLATYAQYLQMGAAVSQLDVVAQQGYAPYRVDCPANLTWVRPATGLADGESKFLQQRTPNVEAAVAKIVADAGISKPQRTPVIGIAMSGGGYRAMITTMGQVQGLQSSGWMDAVSYISGLSGGSWAATTYVANGGRNASDLNENVWDLGTDLISGPAGGKDAFYTRLAELVKAKADLGFPVQITDIWGLSIANHVLPLDFRTDTSPNFTISKLAANVPAFANGNLPMPIIVAAEIPHTTAAAAKTAPLYEFTPFEFGTWDSSNVTNGGYFTPVEFLGSNHTNGTCYNGFDQLSFITGVSATLFNNLGSLTSALFDPTSFPFLNVTTQNVATVPNPFQGYTGSENPDPADTELTLVDAGETDQNLPLLPLIVPERKVDAILALDASADTKNNWPDGTSLYTTYNATSGTDFKMPMVPSPNGFINGGFNTRPTFFGCNDTDTPLIIYLPNYPYSAWTNISSLTLTQSTNVTATQIVSAESSLTLNGTAGWPTCLACALTDRANGYTAANRSSVCAECFSVFCWNGEDNSTQPDAYTPTIGTPSFVSSLKLNVPSGVSAKPEKSLAGALTVPSVFALATAAVAWLAI, from the exons ATGGCCCCAACCACCCTGGCCATGGCACTTGCCATGGCCGCACTCGTaccactcaccctcgccgacgacttACTGGCCACGTACGCCCAGTACCTCCAGATGGGCGCGGCCGTGAGCCAGCTCGACGTGGTCGCGCAACAGGGCTACGCGCCGTACCGCGTCGACTGTCCGGCCAATCTGACCTGGGTCAGGCCTGCAACC GGCctggccgacggcgagagcAAGTTCCTCCAGCAGCGCACACCCAACGTCGAAGCGGCGGTGGCCAAGATCGTGGCCGATGCGGGGATCAGTAAGCCCCAACGCACGCCTGTCATCGGTATAGCCATGTCGGGGGGCGGGTACCGGGCAATGAT CACCACCATGGGCCAGGTACAGGGCCTGCAGTCTAGCGGTTGGATGGACGCCGTATCCTACATCTCTGGGCTTAGCGGCGGCTCGTGGGCTGCAACGACATACGTCGCCAACGGGGGGAGAAACGCCAGCGACCTCAATGAGAACGTGTGGGACCTTGGAACCGACCTCATCTCTGGGCCAGCTGGCGGCAAAGATGCCTTCTACACCCGGCTCGCagagctcgtcaaggccaaAGCCGACCTCGGATTCCCAGTCCAGATCACGGACATTTGGGGCCTCTCAATCGCCAACCACGTCCTCCCCCTCGACTTCCGAACAGACACAAGCCCAAACTTCACCATCTCCAAGCTCGCAGCCAACGTACCTGCCTTTGCGAATGGCAACCTCCCCATGCCAATTATCGTTGCGGCCGA GATTCCACACACgacagcagcggcggccaagacTGCCCCCCTGTACGAGTTTACACCCTTCGAGTTCGGTACCTGGGACAGCTCGAATGTCACCAATGGCGGATACTTTACGCCAGTCGAGTTCCTGGGCTCCAACCACACCAACGGGACGTGCTATAACGGGTTCGACCAGTTGAGCTTTATCACTGGCGTCTCGGCGACCCTGTTCAACAACCTCGGGAGCCTAACTTCGGCTCTGTTTGACCCCACCAGcttccccttcctcaacgTCACCACTCAAAATGTGGCGACGGTTCCCAACCCGTTTCAGGGGTACACGGGGAGCGAGAACCCCGACCCGGCCGACACGGAGCTTACGCTGGTAGACGCGGGCGAGACGGACCAGAACTTGCCCCTTCTCCCACTCATTGTCCCCGAGAGGAAAGTGGACGCGATCCTGGCACTGGACGCTAGCGCCGACACCAAGAACAATTGGCCTGACGGAACCTCCCTGTATACCACCTACAACGCCACTTCTGGTACCGACTTCAAGATGCCCATGGTTCCCAGCCCGAACGGCTTCATCAACGGCGGCTTCAATACGCGGCCCACCTTCTTTGGATGCAACGATACCGACACGCCCCTAATCATCTACTTGCCAAACTATCCCTACTCGGCGTGGACCAACATTTCAAGCTTGACCCTTACACAGTCGACCAACGTGACCGCGACCCAGATCGTGTCTGCCGAATCAAGCTTGACCCTCAACGGTACCGCGGGATGGCCAACCTGCCTCGCCTGTGCGCTCACCGACCGCGCAAACGGATATACGGCTGCCAACCGCTCGTCCGTCTGCGCAGAGTGCTTTAGCGTATTCTGCTGGAACGGTGAGGATAACAGTACCCAACCGGACGCATATACCCCCACCATCGGAACCCCGTCCTTTGTGTCTAGCCTCAAGCTCAATGTTCCGTCAGGCGTATCAGCCAAGCCGGAAAAGAGCTTGGCTGGCGCGCTTACTGTGCCCTCGGTGTTTGCGCTCGCTACTGCGGCGGTCGCCTGGCTCGCGATCTAG
- a CDS encoding uncharacterized protein (Belongs to the MIP aquaporin (TC 1.A.8) family) translates to MEHQRGHRAPGDLEVGTADLFLPHEVAHTAPRSAPPDWLLVWEERRPRFLAEMIAEAFGVFLYCWAGMGATAAFIIAAANKEDGFGSLQTVAWSYSFAVAVALIFIAPTSGGHLSPGVTISFAIFKGFPWRKVPHYIIAQIIGAFLGSLMVYAQFAPQFHAITDKMLAAGEDIFSPASPVGAIALFVPENANLGFVLLNDFFCTFILGVAIYCVIDPTNVFITPSGGPLIIALTFFCVIACFAPNGIALNTARDLGARLAMACVYGRGAFPPKYTALACLSNILATQVGAMFQIMWLSDSIRPHSSGAIETHKHVLQVEEGHITRKLTARANAGYCEESGPISRILSTGALSGKTKMGSAPQHIEKVG, encoded by the exons ATGGAGCACCAGCGTGGACACCGAGCACCAGGAGATCTTGAGG TCGGTACGGCAGACCTCTTCCTGCCGCATGAGGTTGCCCACACTGCGCCCCggtccgcgccgcccgacTGGCTTCTTGTGTGGGAGGAAAGGCGCCCCCGATTCCTGGCTGAGATGATTGCCGAAGCTTT TGGCGTCTTCCTCTACTGCTGGGCCGGTATGGGTGCGACAGCCGCATTTATCATTGCAGCAGCCAATAAGGAGGATGGCTTTGGTAGCCTCCAGACCGTTGCATGGAGCTACTCCTTTGC TGTGGCTGTCGCTCTCATCTTCATCGCCCCAACCTCTGGTGGCCATCTCTCACCCGGTGTAACCATCTCATTTGCAATCTTCAAAGGTTTCCCGTGGCGCAAAGTCCCGCACTACATCATCGCTCAAATCATCGGTGCCTTTCTGGGCTCGCTTATGGTCTACGCCCAGTTTGCTCCCCAGTTCCATGCCATTACGGACAAGATGCTTGCCGCTGGCGAAGACATTTTCTCTCCGGCGTCACCCGTCGGCGCGATCGCCCTCTTTGTCCCCGAGAACGCAAACCTCGGCTTCGTCTTACTCAACGACTTTTTCTGCACATTCattctcggcgtcgccatcTACTGCGTCATTGACCCTACCAACGTCTTTATCACGCCCTCTGGCGGGCCCCTGATCATCGCCCTCACCTTCTTCTGCGTTATTGCGTGCTTTGCCCCCAACGGCATTGCTCTCAACACCGCACGTGACCTTggcgcccgcctcgccatGGCATGTGTCTATGGCCGCGGCGCCTTCCCACCCAAATACACTGCCCTCGCATGTCTCTCCAACATTCTCGCGACGCAGGTCGGCGCCATGTTCCAGATCATGTGGCTCTCAGACAGCATCCGCCCGCACTCGTCTGGCGCGATCGAGACCCACAAGCACGTCCtccaggtcgaggaggggcaCATCACCCGCAAGCTCACTgcgcgcgccaacgccggATATTGCGAAGAGAGCGGCCCAATCTCCCGTATTCTTTCTACTGGTGCTCTGTCTGGCAAGACCAAGATGGGGAGCGCCCCCCAGCATATTGAGAAGGTTGGATAA